In Cicer arietinum cultivar CDC Frontier isolate Library 1 chromosome 7, Cicar.CDCFrontier_v2.0, whole genome shotgun sequence, a single window of DNA contains:
- the LOC140918827 gene encoding uncharacterized protein: MKAFGARRVAIDMVDGSFIEQYLRLYDYCHELLRSNPNSTVKVLWGMILADVGRDPNDQMLPIALAVVEGETRDSWTWFLKLLIDDLCGQQACKFYTFISDQKKGLLPAMDELLPMVEQMFCVRHLNNNFRKIHPGKMLKELMWKATKSTSHQAWEREMKELRKVNEEAYKYLVKIPPRFWSKSRFSFNFKCDVFVNNMSETFNSVIIGPRGKPIVTMFEDIKLYLMERWARNRTTLEGYAGDNIFGVSNIIHTGDKFVVSLENKECSCRKWMLTRIPCCHAVCCCNFVKQDPEELISAYYRRETYAACYRSVIYKTNGQNLWHQTLYPDVLPPPSRRLPGRPKRSRNKDGDEKKSGLNNY; encoded by the exons ATGAAGGCATTCGGGGCACGTAGGGTTGCAATTGATATGGTTGATGGATCATTCATAGAGCAATATCTAAGATTGTATGATTACTGTCATGAGttattaagatcaaatccaaatAGTACTGTCAA GGTATTATGGGGTATGATTCTTGCTGATGTGGGTAGAGATCCAAATGACCAAATGCTTCCAATTGCTTTGGCTGTAGTTGAAGGTGAGACAAGAGATTCATGGACTTGGTTccttaaattattaattgatgACTTATGTGGACAACAAGCATGCAAGTTCTACACCTTCATATCTGATCAGAAAAAG GGATTGTTGCCTGCAATGGATGAGTTGCTTCCTATGGTGGAACAAATGTTTTGTGTAAGACACCTCAATAACAACTTCAGAAAAATTCACCCAGGGAAGATGCTTAAGGAATTGATGTGGAAGGCAACCAAGTCAACATCTCATCAAGCATGGGAAAGAGAAATGAAAGAGTTGAGGAAGGTTAACGAAGAAGCCTACAAATATTTGGTGAAGATTCCACCAAGGTTTTGGTCAAAGTCAAGATTCAGTTTCAATTTTAAATGTGATGTGTTTGTCAACAATATGTCAGAGACATTCAACAGTGTCATTATTGGACCTAGAGGTAAACCCATAGTGACAATGTTTGAAGACATCAAATTGTACTTAATGGAAAGGTGGGCCAGAAATAGAACTACATTGGAAGG GTATGCTGGTGATAACATATTCGGAGTTAGTAACATCATCCACACAGGAGACAAGTTTGTGGTATCACTGGAAAATAAAGAATGTTCATGCAGGAAGTGGATGCTTACTAGAATTCCCTGCTGCCATGCAGTTTGTTGCTGCAATTTCGTCAAACAAGATCCAGAAGAATTGATTTCAGCATATTATAGGCGAGAGACATATGCGGCTTGTTACCGGTCTGTTATTTACAAAACAAATGGACAAAATCTATGGCATCAAACTCTATATCCTGATGTGTTACCACCACCATCAAGAAGGCTTCCAGGAAGGCCCAAAAGGTCAAGGAACAAAGATGGCGATGAAAAAAAATCAGGACTCAACAATTATTAG